In the Leptospira bourretii genome, one interval contains:
- a CDS encoding NAD(P)/FAD-dependent oxidoreductase, which yields MESIQTVEVAIIGGSFSGLSAALSLVRSLRKIIVFDSERPCNKTTPASHNFITHDGESPDSIRTKAINDLKKYPNFKLQLGEVGTIEKMEEGFLLKGNGFSPIQTEKIIFATGLKDVLPGIPGFAESWGKSVIHCPYCHGYEYVGNQTGLWMNEPGVFEHSKFLKHWSEELTVYTNGPIQFPKEEQSKLENEGIKIVTDLVEALVHQEGQISAIKLKSGKENQIEALYTRLPMVQHSKLPEEIGCKLLPSGHLEVTNFYETNVPGVYAVGDMSSMFRSVANAVHSGNIAGAMLNRAMILS from the coding sequence ATGGAATCCATCCAAACAGTCGAAGTAGCCATCATCGGTGGAAGTTTTTCGGGACTTTCAGCCGCTCTTTCCCTTGTTCGTTCCCTTAGAAAAATCATAGTTTTTGATTCTGAAAGGCCCTGTAACAAAACCACTCCCGCATCGCATAACTTTATCACCCACGATGGAGAATCTCCTGATTCCATTCGTACAAAAGCAATTAATGATTTAAAAAAATACCCAAACTTCAAACTTCAGTTAGGTGAAGTAGGAACAATCGAAAAAATGGAAGAAGGTTTTTTATTAAAGGGAAATGGATTTTCTCCCATCCAGACAGAAAAAATTATTTTTGCCACTGGTCTGAAAGATGTTTTACCGGGAATTCCGGGGTTTGCCGAGTCTTGGGGAAAATCTGTCATCCATTGCCCGTATTGCCATGGTTATGAATATGTTGGAAACCAAACTGGGCTTTGGATGAACGAACCGGGAGTATTCGAACATTCTAAATTTCTTAAACATTGGTCGGAAGAATTAACAGTATATACCAATGGTCCCATTCAGTTTCCCAAAGAAGAACAATCTAAATTAGAAAATGAAGGGATAAAAATTGTTACAGATTTGGTAGAAGCCCTGGTCCATCAAGAAGGCCAAATTTCTGCTATCAAATTAAAATCAGGAAAAGAGAATCAAATCGAAGCACTCTACACCAGATTGCCAATGGTACAACATTCTAAGTTACCTGAAGAAATTGGATGTAAACTATTACCAAGTGGTCATCTAGAAGTGACAAACTTTTATGAAACGAATGTTCCAGGCGTGTATGCAGTCGGCGATATGTCGTCAATGTTTCGTTCGGTGGCAAATGCTGTCCACTCGGGAAACATCGCCGGTGCTATGCTCAACCGTGCGATGATTTTGTCTTAG
- the dxs gene encoding 1-deoxy-D-xylulose-5-phosphate synthase, producing the protein MPSYPYLDKIQFPEDLRKINEEDLSKVCHDLREYIIDTLSDVGGHFASNLGVVELTVALHYVFQTPTDKIIWDVGHQTYPHKILTGRKKELPTVRKWQGLSGFPKREESEYDLYNTGHAGTSISQALGEACARDLLGKDYKVAAVIGDASIATGMALEAMNHGGHVKPNMLVILNDNYMSISKNVGSISNYLNRIISSQIYNRGKTAFYGFLKWIPLIGPALQALAHNMETSFKHFMMRPGGLFEDLGFTYFGPIDGHDVNRVVQMLQNLSKIQGPILLHVLTQKGKGYKPAEADPIKYHGVTPFNKESGKMASSDSNKIGLSKIVGKTLTDLTDKDKRIAVITPAMIEGSGLREYQEAYPAHTFDVGIAEQHSVAFAGAMTSGGAIPYMCIYSTFLTRAMDQLVEDVSLMNLPVRFVIDRAGIVGPDGETHQGLSDLGYLAGLPNMDIIVPSSAQDIIDSLHFMKDYTEHPIAIRFPKDSGDLRELKFDSPLSITKAKGRLVSEGEDLLILSVGFMLPIATTVGNILKQKGISVSVVDLFWLRPYDTDLVHGQIQKNKRFVILDESYIHAGASGFLLNEIPSDLLGKFLKTFALPPEPIHHGERNQILDHYRLTASQIAEELILSLKK; encoded by the coding sequence ATGCCATCATATCCCTATCTCGACAAAATCCAATTTCCGGAAGATCTTAGAAAGATAAACGAAGAGGATCTCTCGAAGGTTTGCCATGACCTTCGGGAATACATCATCGACACCCTCTCAGACGTAGGAGGGCACTTCGCTAGTAACCTAGGCGTTGTGGAACTCACAGTCGCGTTGCATTATGTGTTCCAAACCCCCACTGACAAAATCATCTGGGACGTAGGCCACCAAACTTACCCTCATAAAATTCTCACAGGCCGAAAGAAAGAACTCCCCACTGTTCGTAAGTGGCAAGGGCTTTCTGGGTTTCCCAAACGAGAAGAATCCGAATACGATTTGTACAACACTGGCCATGCCGGAACTTCCATCTCCCAAGCTCTAGGTGAGGCCTGTGCCCGCGACCTACTTGGAAAAGACTACAAAGTCGCTGCCGTCATTGGAGATGCTTCCATTGCCACAGGAATGGCTCTCGAAGCCATGAACCATGGTGGTCATGTCAAACCGAACATGCTCGTCATTTTGAATGACAACTATATGTCGATTTCCAAAAACGTAGGTTCCATTTCAAATTATCTTAACCGAATCATTTCCTCTCAAATCTATAACAGGGGTAAAACGGCATTCTATGGATTTTTAAAATGGATTCCGCTGATTGGGCCCGCCTTGCAGGCGCTTGCTCATAATATGGAAACTTCGTTTAAACATTTTATGATGCGTCCTGGTGGACTTTTTGAGGATTTGGGTTTTACTTATTTTGGTCCGATTGATGGTCACGATGTGAACCGCGTGGTTCAGATGTTACAAAATCTTTCAAAAATCCAAGGCCCCATCCTTTTGCATGTTCTAACGCAAAAAGGAAAAGGTTATAAACCTGCAGAAGCTGATCCCATCAAATATCATGGTGTCACACCGTTTAACAAAGAGTCGGGGAAAATGGCTTCATCCGACTCCAATAAAATTGGTTTATCTAAAATTGTTGGAAAAACACTTACCGATTTAACCGACAAAGACAAACGAATTGCAGTCATCACCCCTGCGATGATTGAAGGTTCGGGACTTAGGGAATACCAAGAGGCCTATCCTGCCCATACATTTGATGTGGGAATTGCAGAACAACATTCCGTTGCTTTTGCAGGTGCCATGACAAGTGGTGGTGCCATTCCTTATATGTGTATTTATTCCACCTTCCTCACTCGGGCAATGGACCAATTGGTAGAAGATGTTTCTCTTATGAATTTGCCAGTTCGATTTGTGATCGATCGAGCAGGGATCGTTGGGCCCGATGGGGAAACCCACCAAGGCCTTTCTGATCTTGGGTATTTGGCGGGACTCCCTAATATGGACATCATTGTTCCTAGTTCTGCCCAAGACATTATTGATAGCCTTCACTTTATGAAGGATTATACAGAACATCCCATTGCCATTCGGTTTCCTAAGGATAGTGGCGACTTACGCGAGTTAAAGTTTGATTCTCCTCTTTCGATCACCAAGGCAAAGGGTCGTTTGGTAAGTGAGGGAGAGGATTTACTCATTCTTTCCGTTGGGTTTATGTTACCGATTGCCACAACTGTTGGGAATATTTTAAAACAAAAAGGGATTTCTGTTTCAGTTGTGGATCTTTTTTGGTTACGCCCTTATGATACGGATCTTGTGCATGGGCAAATTCAAAAAAACAAACGGTTTGTGATTTTGGACGAAAGTTATATCCATGCAGGTGCTTCTGGTTTTCTTTTGAATGAAATTCCTTCGGATCTTCTTGGAAAGTTTTTAAAGACCTTTGCATTGCCACCCGAACCCATTCACCATGGGGAAAGGAATCAAATTTTGGACCATTACCGTCTGACCGCTTCGCAAATTGCCGAAGAGTTGATTCTATCTTTGAAAAAATAA
- a CDS encoding adenylate/guanylate cyclase domain-containing protein: MSDKESKSLSILDYLSVTVAALGSLGVIISVVMTGWEYEFSFLIGGLLTLLTSSYFVYKTIEKVSKDKQKSGAIWLSYVIAIFMYTMVNTFQPLKDLEENSVSTRFQFLRGSNTKTESEGDTGRIEYIQFQPPAKARKDINIIGITTESLEKLQGTWPLPWSYYADIIETFKESNNILMFDIFFVDYKPGQTEEMAAALQKNRNVLFDYPMEVSAESKEAVLNLEKRIDILRKFQLKNVIDENDAGISWVKFPQPPIEPISELSAGLGFANVKKDESGLNRKMPLVVKVYNSGRDRETEYFPSIDLLIVCKYYGIDVQRDVEVNMGHYIKLSNIPKKIIREFNIKERKFEERDVMQVPNEKREVVIPIDWEGQMEINFVGGRYSFKQNEIFEVTNDWDAELLEANQINNKIFLVAMYYATGRGASKDSHLSPFGDMSGIEHHAHAINTILNQDFLSTIPNWGIFLIYVGLGVMIGFLQPRVKTHIGFAIMLTQLLLYVVATLYIFQTFNLITVLPSVTIEQIVVFVAIIGFRILTEEENVKYIRQTFSKFVSKDVVDELLKHPDNLALGGSKREITIFFSDVRGFTTISEQLGPEDLVKLLNEYLSAMTDIIIEYKGTIDKYMGDAIMAFWGAPVPLEDHAYYACVAALAQLDHLKILQQKWAERNVPVIDIGCGLNSGPAVVGNMGSSHRMEYTCMGDTINLGSRLEGSNKMYTTNVIISEYTYEKVKDRVVARELDLVRVKGKTQPVRIYELLGITNPEDMEKMKRPLQKAAT; encoded by the coding sequence ATGTCCGACAAAGAATCAAAATCGCTTTCGATTTTGGACTATCTCAGTGTTACCGTTGCCGCACTAGGATCACTTGGTGTGATCATTTCTGTCGTCATGACAGGGTGGGAATACGAATTTTCCTTCCTCATTGGTGGTTTACTCACCTTATTGACTTCTTCTTATTTTGTATATAAAACCATCGAAAAGGTTTCTAAAGACAAACAGAAGTCAGGTGCGATTTGGTTATCCTATGTGATCGCCATTTTTATGTATACAATGGTAAACACCTTCCAACCACTCAAGGATTTGGAAGAAAATTCCGTTTCCACACGGTTTCAATTTTTACGTGGATCCAACACAAAAACAGAAAGTGAAGGGGACACGGGTCGTATCGAATACATTCAGTTCCAACCACCAGCTAAGGCCCGTAAGGATATCAATATCATTGGTATCACAACAGAATCACTCGAAAAATTACAAGGGACTTGGCCTCTTCCTTGGAGTTATTACGCTGATATCATTGAAACATTCAAAGAATCGAATAACATTCTCATGTTCGATATTTTCTTCGTAGATTACAAACCCGGTCAAACAGAAGAGATGGCAGCTGCTCTTCAAAAGAACCGGAATGTCCTCTTTGACTACCCTATGGAAGTCAGCGCGGAATCAAAGGAAGCAGTTCTAAATTTGGAAAAACGAATTGATATCCTTCGTAAGTTCCAATTGAAAAATGTCATCGATGAAAACGATGCGGGGATCTCTTGGGTTAAGTTTCCACAACCTCCGATTGAACCCATTAGCGAATTGTCTGCTGGTCTTGGTTTTGCGAACGTAAAAAAAGACGAATCTGGTTTGAATCGTAAGATGCCACTTGTGGTAAAAGTTTATAATTCAGGAAGAGATAGAGAAACAGAATATTTCCCTTCCATCGACTTACTCATTGTTTGTAAATACTACGGTATCGATGTACAGAGAGATGTGGAAGTCAATATGGGACATTATATAAAATTGTCCAATATTCCAAAAAAAATCATCCGAGAGTTTAACATCAAAGAACGTAAGTTTGAAGAAAGGGATGTGATGCAAGTCCCGAACGAAAAAAGAGAAGTGGTCATCCCGATTGATTGGGAAGGACAAATGGAAATCAACTTCGTAGGTGGACGTTATTCCTTCAAACAAAATGAAATTTTCGAAGTCACTAATGATTGGGATGCTGAGTTACTAGAAGCAAACCAAATTAATAATAAAATCTTTCTTGTGGCAATGTATTATGCTACGGGGCGTGGGGCTTCTAAAGACTCCCACTTATCTCCGTTTGGCGATATGTCGGGAATTGAACACCATGCTCACGCAATCAATACCATCCTAAACCAAGACTTTTTGTCTACAATACCAAACTGGGGAATTTTCCTAATTTATGTTGGTCTTGGTGTAATGATTGGATTTTTACAACCAAGGGTAAAAACACATATTGGTTTTGCGATTATGTTAACTCAGCTTTTACTTTATGTAGTGGCTACGTTGTATATTTTCCAAACCTTCAACCTCATCACAGTCCTTCCATCTGTTACCATCGAACAGATTGTGGTCTTTGTTGCCATCATCGGATTTAGAATCTTAACAGAAGAAGAAAACGTAAAATACATCCGTCAAACTTTCTCTAAATTCGTATCCAAAGACGTTGTGGACGAACTCCTCAAACACCCTGATAACTTGGCACTTGGTGGATCCAAACGAGAGATCACCATTTTTTTCTCTGACGTTCGCGGGTTCACTACCATCTCGGAACAGTTGGGTCCAGAAGATTTGGTGAAATTACTGAACGAATATTTGTCGGCTATGACAGATATCATTATTGAATACAAGGGAACCATTGATAAGTATATGGGAGATGCGATTATGGCATTCTGGGGAGCACCAGTTCCTTTGGAAGACCATGCATACTATGCTTGTGTGGCGGCTCTTGCTCAGCTCGACCATTTAAAAATCCTCCAACAAAAATGGGCAGAACGAAATGTTCCGGTGATCGATATTGGATGTGGTCTGAATTCCGGTCCTGCCGTTGTTGGGAACATGGGATCTTCTCACAGGATGGAATATACCTGTATGGGTGATACGATCAACCTTGGATCCCGTTTGGAAGGATCCAATAAAATGTACACCACAAATGTGATTATCTCTGAATACACATACGAAAAAGTGAAAGACCGAGTGGTCGCTCGGGAACTGGATTTAGTGCGAGTAAAAGGAAAAACCCAACCTGTTCGGATTTACGAATTGCTTGGAATCACAAACCCAGAAGATATGGAGAAAATGAAGCGGCCTCTCCAAAAGGCGGCAACATGA
- the trpA gene encoding tryptophan synthase subunit alpha, whose product MSKIKSLFESGSFKSAFIPYFTLGDPNYNDSIEFGKTILDNGADILELGIPFSDPVADGPVIQRAVARSLKNPFSFEEIFRVTKAIHDHKPETPLVYLTYFNPIYHCGITKFLDRAKESGIVGLVIPDLPFDTEESETLFRELKVRDMDLIHLVTPASEKKRIQALSKTSSGFIYYVTSFGVTGERREFSVDLKERIKFLKDTIRLPICAGFGISTPEQSNQISQYADGIIIGSAIQRIIEENGSDRTKAVSALADYISKIRASIS is encoded by the coding sequence ATGAGTAAAATAAAATCTTTATTTGAGAGCGGAAGTTTTAAATCAGCCTTTATCCCTTATTTCACTTTAGGGGATCCAAACTATAATGATTCCATCGAATTTGGAAAAACCATTTTAGACAACGGTGCTGATATTTTGGAACTCGGGATTCCTTTTTCTGATCCGGTTGCAGATGGACCCGTAATCCAAAGAGCAGTGGCTCGTTCTTTGAAGAATCCTTTTTCTTTCGAAGAAATTTTTCGAGTCACAAAAGCCATCCATGACCACAAACCAGAGACTCCACTTGTTTATCTTACTTACTTCAATCCCATTTACCATTGTGGGATCACCAAGTTTTTGGATAGAGCCAAGGAATCAGGAATTGTGGGCCTTGTGATTCCTGACTTACCTTTTGATACAGAAGAAAGTGAAACCTTGTTTCGAGAATTAAAAGTTCGGGATATGGATCTCATCCATTTGGTCACTCCGGCCTCGGAAAAAAAGAGAATCCAAGCCCTTTCCAAAACTTCCTCTGGGTTCATTTACTACGTAACTTCTTTTGGAGTTACTGGAGAAAGAAGGGAGTTCTCGGTGGATTTAAAGGAAAGAATTAAATTTTTGAAAGATACCATCCGGTTGCCAATTTGTGCAGGGTTTGGAATTTCCACTCCGGAACAATCCAACCAAATTTCACAGTATGCGGACGGGATCATCATCGGTTCTGCGATCCAAAGGATCATTGAAGAAAACGGGTCAGACCGCACAAAAGCGGTTTCGGCTTTGGCGGATTACATTTCAAAGATCAGGGCATCGATTTCCTAA
- the trpB gene encoding tryptophan synthase subunit beta, translated as MGKNLPGYFGEFGGRYSPEILTEALEELESTYQKLKKSKKFKKELEYYLKNYVGRPSPLTYAERLTKQWGGARIWLKREDLNHTGAHKINNAIGQALIARFMGKKRIIAETGAGQHGLATATVGAMFGMETVVYMGAVDVERQNLNAKKIEMLGAKILPVTAGEATLKEATSEAMRDWALNVSTTHYIVGSAIGPHPFPTIVRDFQSFIGTEARAEFKKRNHKLPNAIVACVGGGSNSIGMFHAFLKDKHVAIYGAEAGGLGPKPGEHSATLTYGKTGFLHGTKTLIIQDEFGQIVPAHSVSAGLDYPGVGPEHAHLSQTGRVDYRMVTDEQALDSFLEVTRVEGIIPALETAHAFHVARDVAKDLGKKKDLIICLSGRGDKDVTEVLRLLGERK; from the coding sequence ATGGGCAAAAACCTACCTGGATATTTTGGTGAATTCGGTGGCCGTTACTCTCCTGAGATTCTAACGGAAGCATTAGAAGAACTTGAATCCACCTATCAAAAGTTAAAGAAAAGTAAAAAGTTCAAAAAAGAACTCGAATACTATTTAAAGAACTATGTCGGAAGACCTAGTCCTCTGACTTATGCTGAACGCCTCACCAAACAATGGGGAGGTGCTAGGATTTGGCTCAAACGCGAAGATTTAAATCATACAGGTGCGCATAAAATTAATAATGCCATCGGACAGGCGCTTATCGCTCGTTTTATGGGGAAAAAACGAATCATTGCAGAAACTGGTGCAGGCCAACACGGTCTTGCGACGGCAACAGTGGGAGCAATGTTTGGAATGGAAACCGTGGTGTATATGGGAGCTGTCGATGTGGAAAGACAAAATCTCAATGCTAAAAAAATTGAGATGTTAGGTGCAAAAATCCTTCCGGTCACAGCAGGAGAAGCCACTCTTAAAGAAGCAACCAGTGAAGCTATGAGAGACTGGGCCCTCAATGTATCCACAACTCATTATATTGTTGGATCTGCGATTGGACCTCACCCGTTTCCCACAATCGTACGTGACTTCCAATCCTTTATTGGTACAGAGGCAAGAGCAGAGTTTAAAAAACGAAATCATAAACTTCCGAATGCCATTGTAGCTTGTGTAGGTGGAGGATCCAATTCCATTGGAATGTTCCATGCCTTTTTAAAAGACAAACATGTTGCCATCTATGGCGCAGAGGCTGGTGGACTTGGTCCAAAACCAGGAGAACATTCGGCAACTTTGACATACGGGAAAACTGGATTTTTACATGGAACAAAAACCTTAATCATCCAAGATGAGTTTGGACAAATTGTACCAGCGCATTCAGTTTCTGCAGGGTTAGATTACCCAGGTGTGGGACCAGAACACGCTCACCTGTCCCAAACGGGAAGAGTGGATTACCGAATGGTAACAGACGAACAAGCATTAGATTCTTTTTTGGAAGTCACTCGTGTGGAGGGAATCATTCCTGCCCTGGAAACAGCTCATGCCTTTCATGTAGCTCGTGATGTGGCAAAAGACCTTGGAAAGAAAAAGGATCTCATCATTTGTCTGTCTGGCCGGGGTGATAAAGATGTAACGGAAGTTTTGCGACTCTTAGGTGAAAGAAAGTAA
- a CDS encoding proline--tRNA ligase: protein MKASSYLIPTAKEDPQDAVVASHKLMTRAGLIRKSAAGLYSYLPLGLRVLKKIEGIVRSEMDRAGGLEFQLPILTPSEIWKESGRWDKMGKEMFRLKDRHDNESCLGPTHEESFCVLVKPMVRSYKDLPINVYQIHTKFRDEIRPRFGVIRSREFTMKDAYSFHLDDESLDKTYQTMRKTYRRIFAGMGLSTIPVQADSGNMGGSASEEFMVVSPIGEETLTICPSCQYSGNIEKTPVIRNVSLAKQAFVGKDKIHTPSKKSITEVAEFIGTKEENLLKAVALWADGTYVLVFLEGDRELNENKLKNHLGCNELRPIGPAEMEKLGLVPGFIGPGFPKSESLKIIIDSLIDWNFGYISGANEVDYHIAGVKLFDFFKDEEVTKIDVSQSKVGDPCPNCGTGLTAEKGIEVGHIFKLGQKYSKAFDITVLNDKGKATTTTMGCYGIGVNRCMATVIEQCNDDKGIFWPVSIAPFTVCLVSIAKNPDDIAKIESIYKALVAAGIEVLWDDRDLGPGFKFKDSELIGFPIRLTLGKGFLEKGEITILDRKSMAEETVTFTTNEDLVGRLQNQIKNLHATLQAEVERAGT from the coding sequence ATGAAAGCTAGTTCCTATTTGATTCCTACTGCAAAAGAAGATCCACAAGATGCAGTTGTTGCTTCCCATAAACTGATGACAAGGGCGGGACTCATTCGTAAATCCGCAGCCGGATTGTATTCTTATCTTCCTCTCGGGTTAAGGGTCCTAAAAAAAATTGAAGGCATTGTTCGTTCCGAGATGGACCGGGCCGGTGGTTTGGAATTCCAACTTCCTATTTTAACTCCAAGTGAAATTTGGAAAGAGTCTGGCCGTTGGGATAAAATGGGGAAAGAGATGTTTCGTTTGAAAGATCGGCATGACAATGAAAGTTGCCTTGGCCCCACGCATGAAGAATCTTTTTGTGTGCTCGTGAAACCAATGGTTCGTTCTTATAAAGATCTTCCTATCAATGTGTATCAAATTCATACAAAGTTTCGCGATGAAATTCGTCCAAGGTTTGGAGTGATTCGTTCTCGTGAATTTACAATGAAAGATGCTTATTCTTTTCATTTAGATGATGAGTCTTTGGACAAAACCTACCAAACGATGCGTAAAACTTACCGAAGGATTTTTGCGGGGATGGGTCTTTCTACGATCCCAGTGCAAGCGGATTCAGGAAATATGGGTGGGTCTGCGTCTGAGGAATTTATGGTGGTGTCACCCATAGGAGAAGAAACACTTACGATTTGTCCTTCTTGCCAATATTCAGGGAATATTGAAAAAACTCCTGTGATTCGAAATGTAAGTTTAGCAAAACAAGCGTTTGTCGGAAAAGATAAAATCCATACTCCATCTAAAAAATCAATTACAGAAGTTGCTGAGTTTATAGGGACAAAGGAAGAAAACCTCCTAAAGGCAGTGGCTTTATGGGCGGACGGAACCTACGTCCTAGTCTTTTTAGAAGGCGACCGGGAACTCAATGAGAACAAACTAAAAAATCATTTGGGTTGTAATGAACTAAGACCAATAGGACCGGCTGAAATGGAAAAACTTGGGCTCGTTCCTGGATTCATCGGACCTGGATTTCCAAAATCAGAATCTCTCAAAATTATCATCGATTCTCTGATCGATTGGAATTTTGGGTATATATCTGGTGCAAACGAAGTGGATTACCATATTGCAGGGGTTAAACTCTTCGACTTTTTCAAAGATGAGGAAGTGACAAAAATCGATGTGTCGCAATCCAAAGTAGGGGATCCTTGCCCTAACTGTGGAACCGGTCTCACTGCGGAAAAAGGAATCGAAGTTGGTCATATCTTTAAGTTAGGCCAAAAGTATTCCAAAGCTTTTGATATTACTGTTTTAAATGATAAAGGGAAAGCCACCACAACGACTATGGGTTGTTATGGGATCGGTGTCAATCGCTGTATGGCCACTGTCATCGAACAATGTAATGACGATAAAGGAATTTTTTGGCCAGTCTCCATTGCGCCGTTTACTGTTTGTTTGGTGAGTATTGCTAAAAATCCAGACGACATTGCCAAAATTGAATCCATTTACAAAGCACTTGTGGCGGCCGGGATCGAAGTGCTTTGGGATGACCGGGACCTTGGTCCTGGTTTTAAGTTCAAAGATTCCGAACTCATTGGTTTTCCCATCCGATTGACACTTGGAAAGGGATTTTTGGAGAAGGGTGAAATCACCATCCTTGACCGAAAATCAATGGCAGAAGAGACCGTTACCTTTACCACAAATGAAGATTTGGTTGGTCGCTTACAAAATCAAATCAAGAACCTGCATGCTACCCTCCAAGCCGAAGTGGAACGTGCGGGAACATGA
- a CDS encoding site-2 protease family protein, with the protein MIVMIFGAVFMLAVSIFIHELGHLLCGKLVGVEARIFSLGYGKGIWKKRIGKTIYQITAIPIGGYVLFRGDDYSKNKKPKQGDLLSTPPLRRMIPVLGGPFANLVLGFVLLFVLELSGDSPSSNRIFIEDANKVSSPAYTAGLRTGDQIVSINGKKTESFEDIFTNVSLTTGDPVEVSYKRAEEIKIVQVIPNLYSAGGHPTIGVMPFGERRVVATFTYGEQLSHFMANLLDRDDKSSVYFQEKIEERKDEIPEELLKQREIQEREKSLRRRALSFLKDGDMILQVAGVDVHTVPELQTELGKHQGKTIPVVVERKTYPLLTPWATETVTIQIPVLGANVFEFWDIRHPKFPELGIPYFRLDSYDSEIENRLSNLKIEDKSFDKADAISDYLKQSSGRKDIWIGNMKYSADVNLKPIGLLGFRASMKFEAEKLQKETTVYSSFVGASTKVYENVSTTLKGIGMLFSGLLSPKENLSGPIGIVQIAGISLEYGWVTYLDFVAKISLALMVMNLLPIPMADGGHIVLYAYEAITGRPLPRKAIEAIFRLGFFFLIGLGLYVSFNDVMRIF; encoded by the coding sequence ATGATCGTAATGATATTTGGCGCCGTATTCATGTTAGCTGTTTCTATTTTTATCCATGAATTGGGACACCTCTTATGTGGAAAATTGGTTGGAGTGGAAGCTCGCATTTTTTCCCTTGGTTATGGAAAAGGAATTTGGAAAAAAAGAATTGGGAAAACCATCTACCAAATCACAGCCATTCCCATTGGTGGTTACGTTCTTTTTCGTGGAGATGACTACAGCAAAAACAAAAAACCAAAACAAGGGGATTTACTTTCCACGCCACCACTTCGTCGGATGATTCCAGTGCTTGGTGGGCCGTTCGCTAATTTGGTGTTAGGTTTTGTTTTATTGTTTGTTTTGGAACTTTCGGGAGATAGTCCTTCTTCCAATCGTATTTTTATCGAAGATGCAAACAAGGTTTCGAGTCCAGCTTATACTGCCGGACTTCGTACGGGAGACCAAATTGTTTCCATCAATGGGAAAAAAACAGAAAGTTTCGAAGATATTTTTACTAACGTGAGTTTGACCACGGGCGATCCTGTAGAAGTCTCTTACAAAAGAGCCGAAGAAATAAAAATCGTACAAGTTATACCGAATTTATATTCGGCTGGTGGACATCCTACCATTGGAGTGATGCCATTTGGAGAAAGACGAGTTGTGGCTACTTTTACTTATGGGGAACAACTAAGCCATTTTATGGCAAATCTCCTCGATCGTGATGACAAATCTTCAGTTTACTTTCAGGAAAAAATCGAAGAACGAAAAGATGAAATCCCGGAAGAACTTTTAAAACAAAGAGAAATCCAAGAACGCGAAAAATCCCTTCGCAGGCGTGCCTTATCCTTTTTAAAAGATGGGGATATGATTTTGCAAGTGGCTGGCGTGGATGTTCATACCGTTCCTGAGTTGCAAACAGAGCTCGGAAAACACCAGGGAAAAACCATTCCTGTTGTTGTGGAAAGAAAAACATACCCACTCCTCACACCTTGGGCGACTGAAACTGTGACCATTCAAATTCCTGTGTTAGGTGCCAATGTGTTTGAATTTTGGGATATCAGACATCCGAAGTTTCCTGAACTGGGAATCCCTTATTTCCGGTTGGATAGTTATGATTCCGAAATTGAAAATCGCCTTTCTAATTTAAAGATAGAAGATAAATCCTTCGACAAAGCCGATGCAATCAGCGATTACTTAAAACAATCTTCGGGTAGAAAAGATATATGGATTGGGAATATGAAATATTCCGCCGATGTCAATTTAAAACCCATTGGGCTTCTCGGATTTCGTGCTTCGATGAAATTTGAAGCAGAGAAGTTACAGAAGGAAACAACCGTCTATTCTTCGTTTGTGGGCGCTTCAACAAAAGTGTATGAAAATGTATCCACTACCTTAAAAGGGATTGGGATGTTATTTTCTGGACTTCTATCTCCAAAAGAAAATTTATCAGGTCCTATTGGAATTGTACAAATAGCAGGAATTAGTTTGGAATATGGTTGGGTGACTTACCTCGACTTTGTTGCCAAAATTTCCCTAGCGCTGATGGTGATGAATTTATTACCAATTCCAATGGCAGATGGTGGACATATTGTTCTCTATGCCTATGAAGCGATTACAGGTAGACCACTCCCAAGAAAAGCCATTGAAGCCATTTTTCGGTTGGGATTTTTCTTTCTCATTGGACTTGGGCTTTATGTTTCGTTCAATGATGTGATGCGTATTTTTTAA